The following coding sequences lie in one Nocardioides sambongensis genomic window:
- the qcrB gene encoding cytochrome bc1 complex cytochrome b subunit gives MSKVATTNGTEPATPSKGSKRAGAVANWADERLGLGTAMKKNLRKVFPDHWSFMLGEVALWSFVVLLLTGVFLTLWFDPSMAEVEYNGSYDPLRGVHVSSAFASTMDISFDVRGGLLMRQMHHWAAHIFIAAMMIHLLRVYLTGAFRKPREVNWLIGCLLLLLGTIEGFTGYSLPDDLLSGTGVRAADGFMKATPVIGTYMSFFLFGGEFPGDSIIPRFYAMHILLIPGLLLALIAAHMLLLVYHKHTQWPGPGRTEQNVVGFPMLPVYMAKAGGFFFIVFGVIALLGGLFSINNVWKLGPYDPSKVTAGSQPDWYMGWPDGLLRIIPAWETHLWGHTVSWNVMLPILVAPPLLLIILMLLPFLESWITGDKREHHLLQRPRNAPTRTAVMVALMTFYGLAWAAGGNDIIAIKMDLSINQITYFIRGALFIGPVIAFFITRRWCISLQRHDEEKLLHGYESGVLVRSPDGKYAEKHLPLPESKAYTLTARDDDPEIDEIDESDSSLSGRELRKARLRQRLQKLYFADNRQKPTREEIDDSAEHAEHELHELEAQIANGPNKHGPADH, from the coding sequence ATGAGCAAGGTCGCCACGACGAACGGCACCGAGCCCGCCACCCCGAGCAAGGGCAGCAAGCGCGCCGGCGCCGTCGCCAACTGGGCCGACGAGCGTCTCGGCCTGGGCACGGCCATGAAGAAGAACCTGCGCAAGGTCTTCCCCGACCACTGGTCCTTCATGCTCGGCGAGGTCGCTCTGTGGAGCTTCGTCGTGCTGCTGCTGACCGGCGTCTTCCTGACCCTGTGGTTCGACCCGAGCATGGCCGAGGTCGAGTACAACGGCTCCTACGACCCGTTGCGCGGTGTGCACGTCTCCTCGGCGTTCGCCTCGACCATGGACATCTCCTTCGACGTCCGCGGTGGTCTGCTGATGCGGCAGATGCACCACTGGGCGGCGCACATCTTCATCGCGGCGATGATGATCCACCTGCTGCGCGTCTACCTGACCGGCGCGTTCCGCAAGCCGCGCGAGGTCAACTGGCTGATCGGCTGCCTGCTCCTGCTGCTGGGCACCATCGAGGGCTTCACCGGCTACTCCCTCCCCGACGACCTGCTCTCGGGCACCGGCGTCCGCGCCGCGGACGGCTTCATGAAGGCCACCCCGGTGATCGGCACCTACATGTCGTTCTTCCTGTTCGGCGGCGAGTTCCCCGGCGACTCGATCATCCCGCGGTTCTACGCGATGCACATCCTGCTGATCCCGGGCCTGCTGCTGGCCCTGATCGCCGCCCACATGCTGCTGCTCGTCTACCACAAGCACACGCAGTGGCCCGGCCCCGGCCGCACGGAGCAGAACGTCGTCGGCTTCCCGATGCTCCCGGTCTACATGGCCAAGGCCGGTGGCTTCTTCTTCATCGTGTTCGGCGTCATCGCCCTGCTCGGTGGCCTGTTCTCGATCAACAACGTGTGGAAGCTCGGTCCCTACGATCCGTCGAAGGTGACCGCCGGCTCCCAGCCCGACTGGTACATGGGCTGGCCGGACGGCCTGCTCCGGATCATCCCGGCCTGGGAGACCCACCTGTGGGGCCACACCGTGTCGTGGAACGTGATGCTGCCGATCCTGGTGGCGCCGCCGCTGCTGCTGATCATCCTGATGCTGCTGCCGTTCCTGGAGTCCTGGATCACCGGCGACAAGCGGGAGCATCACCTGCTGCAGCGTCCGCGCAACGCGCCGACCCGGACCGCGGTGATGGTCGCGCTGATGACCTTCTACGGCCTGGCCTGGGCCGCGGGTGGCAACGACATCATCGCGATCAAGATGGATCTGAGCATCAACCAGATCACCTACTTCATCCGTGGTGCGCTGTTCATCGGACCGGTGATCGCCTTCTTCATCACCCGACGCTGGTGCATCTCGCTGCAGCGTCACGACGAGGAGAAGCTGCTCCACGGGTACGAGTCCGGTGTGCTGGTCCGCTCCCCCGACGGCAAGTACGCCGAGAAGCACCTGCCCCTGCCGGAGTCGAAGGCTTACACGCTCACCGCTCGCGACGACGACCCGGAGATCGACGAGATCGACGAGTCGGACAGCTCGCTGTCGGGTCGCGAGCTGCGCAAGGCACGGCTGCGTCAGCGGTTGCAGAAGTTGTACTTCGCGGACAACCGGCAGAAGCCGACCCGCGAGGAGATCGACGATTCGGCCGAGCACGCCGAGCACGAGCTCCACGAGCTCGAGGCACAGATCGCCAACGGTCCGAACAAGCACGGCCCGGCCGACCACTGA
- a CDS encoding glycosyltransferase family 2 protein, with protein sequence MKLVVQVPCLNEEKTLPLVLSSIPHQIPGIDEIVVVVIDDGSSDRTVEVARSFGVTEFVRHHRNQGLARSFTDGVDHALAIGADIVVNTDGDNQYPQERIGDLVQPILRGEADIVIADRQVGLIDHFSPAKKALQRWGSRVVNLAARTELPDAASGFRAYSRESLIRLNTVTRFSYCMETIIQAGNKNLAIASLPVLTNAKTRESRLFSSTRQHVFRSAAAITRAYIMYRPYVIFGVMAALFGVLGLLPYLRYAALAATGDGGGHVQSLLVGAALVVMSSLCLMLGIVADLIRTNRALIETNLEHTKRARFDILRVPDTAGVL encoded by the coding sequence GTGAAGCTCGTCGTCCAGGTTCCCTGTCTCAACGAGGAGAAGACGCTCCCCCTCGTCCTCTCCTCGATCCCCCACCAGATCCCCGGGATCGACGAGATCGTGGTCGTCGTCATCGACGACGGCTCCAGTGATCGCACCGTCGAGGTGGCACGGTCGTTCGGTGTCACCGAGTTCGTCCGGCACCACCGCAACCAGGGGCTGGCCCGCTCGTTCACCGACGGCGTGGACCACGCCCTGGCGATCGGAGCCGACATCGTGGTCAACACCGACGGCGACAACCAGTACCCGCAGGAGCGGATCGGCGACCTGGTCCAGCCGATCCTGCGCGGCGAGGCCGACATCGTGATCGCGGACCGCCAGGTGGGGCTGATCGACCACTTCTCGCCTGCCAAGAAGGCCCTGCAGCGGTGGGGCAGCCGGGTGGTGAACCTCGCGGCCCGGACCGAGCTGCCCGATGCCGCCAGCGGGTTCCGCGCCTACTCGCGGGAGAGCCTGATCCGGCTCAACACGGTGACCCGCTTCTCCTACTGCATGGAGACGATCATCCAGGCCGGCAACAAGAACCTGGCGATCGCCAGCCTGCCGGTGCTGACCAACGCCAAGACCCGCGAGTCCCGGCTCTTCTCCTCCACCCGGCAGCACGTCTTCCGCTCGGCCGCCGCGATCACCCGCGCCTACATCATGTACCGGCCCTACGTGATCTTCGGCGTGATGGCGGCCCTCTTCGGCGTGCTGGGACTGCTGCCCTACCTCCGCTACGCGGCACTGGCGGCGACCGGGGACGGTGGCGGTCACGTGCAGTCCCTGCTGGTCGGCGCCGCCCTCGTGGTGATGTCCTCGCTCTGCCTGATGCTGGGCATCGTCGCGGACCTGATCCGCACCAACCGCGCACTCATCGAGACCAATCTCGAGCACACCAAGCGCGCCCGCTTCGACATCCTGCGGGTGCCCGACACGGCCGGGGTGCTGTGA
- a CDS encoding class I SAM-dependent methyltransferase, with translation MKLFYVRVLRGVGTVLDAVGVLALLRRRAPRSRTATWLLSLVAIYDVRGLADLDVPWWTFDSAELVAAHLADRPGARVFEWGSGASTLWLAARAGSVHAVEHHAGWALRLAPQLPGNVHLEVVEPTSARRPTVPSAKPGHAGLDFADYVRAIDEVDGEFDVVVIDGRAREACLERALARVAPDGIVVFDNVDRRRYRDAIEAVSDRVSTTMTRGLTPALPYPTRTALLHPSAVGTTR, from the coding sequence ATGAAGCTGTTCTACGTCCGCGTGCTGCGCGGTGTCGGCACGGTGCTCGACGCCGTCGGGGTGCTCGCGCTCCTCCGCCGCCGCGCTCCCCGCTCCCGCACCGCGACCTGGCTGCTGTCGCTCGTCGCGATCTACGACGTGCGGGGGCTGGCCGACCTCGACGTCCCCTGGTGGACCTTCGACTCCGCGGAACTGGTGGCCGCACACCTGGCGGACCGACCCGGCGCCCGGGTCTTCGAGTGGGGATCCGGCGCCTCCACCCTCTGGCTGGCCGCGCGGGCGGGCTCGGTGCACGCCGTCGAGCACCACGCGGGCTGGGCGCTGCGCCTGGCCCCGCAGCTGCCCGGCAACGTGCACCTGGAGGTGGTCGAGCCGACCAGCGCCCGGCGCCCCACGGTGCCGTCCGCGAAGCCGGGGCACGCGGGGTTGGACTTCGCCGACTACGTGCGCGCGATCGACGAGGTCGACGGCGAGTTCGACGTGGTCGTGATCGACGGACGGGCCCGGGAGGCGTGCCTGGAGCGAGCCCTCGCCCGGGTCGCGCCCGACGGGATCGTCGTCTTCGACAACGTGGACCGCCGCCGCTACCGGGACGCGATCGAGGCCGTCTCGGACCGGGTGTCGACGACGATGACCCGCGGACTGACACCGGCCCTGCCCTATCCCACCCGTACGGCACTGCTGCACCCGTCGGCGGTCGGCACCACCAGGTGA
- a CDS encoding lysylphosphatidylglycerol synthase transmembrane domain-containing protein: MSRAHALLGARILFVLLTVGFAWWGFEGRWAEISAAIGRTGVARLLGAALLTTVGLGLTGVLWRGLLIALGTPIGPREAGAVFFVGQLGKYVPGSVWSFAAQAQLGRRHHVPVRSSVTASSLFLLVHTFTGVLLGSALAALGVLPTPIAAGWWVVIAVGSAAVLCPPVVRRLGDRLAGEGVATVFGVRELGLAGGLMCCVWLCYGAGLAVLLSAVGPVRPDDLLVAVGAFALAHAAGVLLVLAPAGLGAREGVLIAVLSPAVGVGPAAAAALLSRLVHAIADFAMAGLAALAALPRVRRSPTGSGSCTRPDEAPRAVDA, from the coding sequence GTGAGTCGCGCGCACGCGCTGCTGGGCGCCCGGATCCTCTTCGTCCTGCTCACCGTCGGGTTCGCGTGGTGGGGGTTCGAGGGACGCTGGGCGGAGATCTCCGCCGCCATCGGCCGGACCGGCGTCGCCCGGCTGCTCGGGGCCGCCCTGCTGACCACGGTCGGGCTGGGCCTGACCGGCGTGCTCTGGCGCGGCCTGCTGATCGCACTCGGCACTCCGATCGGCCCACGCGAGGCGGGCGCGGTCTTCTTCGTCGGGCAGCTCGGCAAGTACGTCCCGGGGTCGGTGTGGAGCTTCGCCGCGCAGGCCCAGCTCGGCCGGCGCCACCACGTCCCGGTGCGCTCCAGCGTCACCGCGTCGTCACTGTTCCTGCTGGTCCACACCTTCACCGGGGTCCTGCTCGGGTCCGCGCTGGCCGCGCTCGGCGTGCTACCGACCCCGATCGCCGCGGGCTGGTGGGTGGTCATCGCGGTCGGCAGCGCGGCGGTGCTGTGCCCGCCGGTGGTCCGGCGGCTGGGCGACCGGCTGGCCGGAGAAGGGGTGGCCACGGTCTTCGGGGTACGTGAGCTCGGTCTGGCCGGAGGCCTGATGTGCTGTGTGTGGCTCTGCTACGGAGCCGGCCTCGCGGTGCTCCTGAGCGCGGTCGGACCGGTGCGGCCCGACGACCTCCTGGTCGCGGTCGGCGCCTTCGCCCTGGCCCACGCGGCCGGGGTGCTGCTGGTGCTGGCGCCGGCCGGGCTCGGCGCCCGGGAGGGCGTGTTGATCGCGGTCCTGTCCCCGGCGGTCGGGGTGGGTCCGGCGGCGGCCGCGGCGCTGCTCTCCCGACTGGTGCACGCGATCGCCGACTTCGCGATGGCCGGGCTCGCCGCCCTCGCCGCGCTCCCCCGCGTGCGCCGATCGCCGACCGGCTCCGGATCGTGCACCCGACCCGACGAGGCCCCGCGTGCGGTCGACGCCTGA
- a CDS encoding ArnT family glycosyltransferase: MTTPASVAATHERPRRRRRASWPLVCILLVALTVRLVALRHGLPHAYNADEELHYVPQATRAADGDWYSGYFENPSGFTYLVALVYRVVFAGQDVTLLLVDDPTAVLVVARLVAALLGTAAVAAVYAAGRAYAGHRVGLCAAAFLGLAYLPVFYSHQALNDVPTLLPTAVALAACLRYLDGGRRRDLLLAGAAVGLAAGIKYLAAPMALVVAAAVLIRVRREDGRISHALLPLAAAGLVCIGALLLLNPFLAVEFDKFLANFTGQSAQAATAKLGQTGSAWLGYPASLLWGFGVLPTALAVAGAVLGWRADRGRALLLVLFPLVLLVTMSVQGRYFGRWMLPAYPALAVLAGYGAVRSADLLNARLLNRRVLTARLLTGRLRGAPAALAAVMVVGLAQPATDVLRSDVVLSRTDTREAALVWMRREIPAGQRLVLEPAFPGSYRRSLRDAGLALASVPRPFQEYELRLRPSLVDGYRSDGYCWVVVSGHQHDRGLAAGLADAAAYYAHLRAESDLVFRATPFADDSSTDFSYDFSFNYYPPAHRRPGPVVEIYRLRDCADA; encoded by the coding sequence GTGACCACCCCGGCGTCCGTCGCCGCCACCCACGAGCGACCGAGGCGCCGTCGCCGTGCCTCGTGGCCGCTGGTCTGCATCCTGCTGGTCGCGCTCACGGTCCGCCTGGTCGCGCTGCGGCACGGTCTCCCGCACGCCTACAACGCCGACGAGGAGCTCCACTACGTGCCGCAGGCGACCCGCGCGGCCGACGGCGACTGGTACTCCGGCTACTTCGAGAACCCCAGCGGCTTCACCTACCTCGTGGCCCTCGTCTACCGGGTCGTCTTCGCCGGCCAGGACGTGACCCTGCTGCTCGTCGACGATCCGACCGCCGTCCTCGTGGTCGCGCGCCTGGTCGCAGCGCTGCTCGGCACGGCAGCCGTGGCGGCCGTGTACGCCGCCGGACGCGCCTACGCGGGCCACCGGGTCGGTCTGTGCGCGGCGGCGTTCCTGGGCCTGGCCTACCTGCCCGTCTTCTACAGCCACCAGGCGCTCAACGACGTCCCGACCCTGCTGCCGACCGCGGTCGCGCTGGCGGCCTGCCTGCGCTACCTCGACGGTGGCCGGCGACGGGACCTGCTGCTGGCGGGCGCGGCGGTCGGCCTCGCCGCCGGCATCAAGTACCTGGCGGCGCCGATGGCGCTGGTCGTCGCCGCGGCGGTCCTGATCCGGGTGCGCCGCGAGGACGGCCGGATCTCCCACGCGCTGCTGCCGCTGGCGGCGGCCGGACTGGTCTGCATCGGCGCGCTGCTGCTGCTCAACCCCTTCCTGGCGGTGGAGTTCGACAAGTTCCTGGCCAACTTCACCGGCCAGTCCGCACAGGCTGCGACGGCCAAGCTCGGGCAGACCGGCTCGGCCTGGCTCGGCTATCCGGCCAGCCTGCTCTGGGGCTTCGGCGTCCTGCCGACGGCGCTGGCGGTCGCCGGCGCGGTCCTCGGCTGGCGGGCCGACCGCGGCCGAGCGCTGCTGCTCGTGCTGTTCCCGCTGGTGCTCCTGGTGACGATGTCGGTGCAGGGCCGCTACTTCGGCCGCTGGATGCTCCCGGCCTACCCCGCGCTCGCGGTGCTGGCCGGGTACGGCGCCGTCCGGTCCGCCGACCTGCTGAACGCCCGTTTGCTGAACCGGCGGGTGCTGACCGCACGGCTGCTGACCGGACGGCTGCGGGGCGCACCCGCGGCCCTGGCCGCGGTGATGGTGGTAGGTCTCGCCCAGCCCGCGACCGACGTGCTGCGCAGCGATGTGGTGCTGTCCCGCACCGACACCAGGGAGGCAGCCCTGGTCTGGATGCGTCGGGAGATCCCGGCCGGGCAGCGCCTGGTCCTGGAGCCGGCCTTCCCCGGCTCCTACCGGCGGTCTCTGCGGGACGCGGGGCTGGCCCTGGCGTCGGTGCCGCGGCCGTTCCAGGAGTACGAGCTGCGCCTGCGGCCGAGCCTGGTCGACGGCTACCGGAGCGACGGCTACTGCTGGGTCGTGGTCAGCGGCCACCAGCACGACCGCGGCCTCGCCGCCGGGCTGGCCGACGCCGCCGCCTACTACGCGCACCTGCGCGCCGAGAGCGACCTCGTGTTCCGTGCGACGCCGTTCGCCGACGACTCCTCGACCGACTTCTCCTACGACTTCAGCTTCAACTACTACCCGCCCGCACACCGCCGTCCGGGGCCGGTCGTCGAGATCTACCGCCTCCGCGACTGCGCGGACGCCTGA
- a CDS encoding class-II aminoacyl-tRNA synthetase family protein, translating to MLTTAPPGAGPRLLQVRIGLVRRVRALAGREHAVPLLAAVLIALVGTQIALVFKVPSWGNDEPAHTGYVAALADGRLPTIESDIVDDPARFPGTAEEFRGWDEPHGDIWTANHPPLFHLAMVPVWWLASDHQSGMIITMRLANTLGFAVWIFLVGALARELVPRRPAVAALAVVVAMTPTLVLRSAFFINDGWASASGLLLLLMTIRMMRGPATPGRVALATLAGTLAAGTRAQGVLLVALCTVALLFTLGRRRGWRGVAVAATVGGVPAAAFGWFFIRNRMLYGDFTGQDALLEKFGRSPVAGFARIDNIPGLTEPTLTTPIVLAAALVLVPLAAVSALRRHRLRWDAAWVLLIVHALVTLVNVVTFLAHGGGFHDRYLMQVMPLLATVTAVGMLEVGRWRRRAAPGTVAAQRRDWRVAGVWAGVLLVWLAGAVAWLEHYYVFSRQQTSPVDGPFPDLLAVLAGLAGLALWSCFLLRARGGAAEAGEQLRPPARPQSAEPAL from the coding sequence GTGCTCACCACCGCCCCGCCCGGCGCCGGACCCCGACTGCTGCAGGTCCGGATCGGCCTCGTCCGGCGGGTTCGCGCCCTGGCCGGACGCGAGCACGCCGTCCCGCTGCTCGCCGCCGTGCTGATCGCTCTCGTCGGGACCCAGATCGCGCTGGTGTTCAAGGTGCCCAGCTGGGGCAACGACGAGCCGGCCCACACCGGGTACGTGGCGGCGCTCGCCGACGGCCGGCTGCCGACGATCGAGTCCGACATCGTCGACGACCCGGCACGCTTCCCGGGGACCGCCGAGGAGTTCCGCGGGTGGGACGAGCCGCACGGCGACATCTGGACGGCCAACCACCCGCCGCTGTTCCACCTGGCCATGGTGCCGGTGTGGTGGCTCGCCTCGGACCACCAGAGCGGCATGATCATCACGATGCGGCTCGCGAACACGCTGGGTTTCGCGGTCTGGATCTTCCTGGTCGGAGCGCTCGCCCGCGAGCTGGTGCCCCGTCGTCCGGCCGTCGCCGCCCTGGCGGTCGTCGTCGCGATGACCCCGACGCTCGTGCTGCGCTCCGCCTTCTTCATCAACGACGGGTGGGCGTCAGCCTCGGGCCTGCTCCTGCTCCTGATGACGATCCGGATGATGCGCGGTCCGGCCACTCCGGGCCGCGTCGCGCTGGCCACCCTGGCCGGCACCCTCGCGGCCGGCACCCGCGCTCAGGGGGTGCTCCTGGTCGCCCTGTGCACCGTGGCGCTGCTGTTCACCCTGGGCCGTCGGCGCGGGTGGAGGGGCGTCGCGGTCGCCGCCACGGTCGGCGGGGTGCCGGCCGCCGCCTTCGGCTGGTTCTTCATCCGCAACCGGATGCTGTACGGCGACTTCACCGGCCAGGACGCACTGCTGGAGAAGTTCGGGCGCTCGCCGGTGGCCGGGTTCGCGCGGATCGACAACATCCCGGGCCTCACCGAGCCGACGCTGACCACCCCGATCGTGCTGGCCGCGGCGCTGGTGCTGGTCCCGCTGGCGGCCGTGTCGGCGCTGCGTCGCCACCGGCTGCGCTGGGACGCCGCCTGGGTGCTGCTCATCGTCCATGCCCTGGTCACGCTGGTCAACGTGGTCACTTTCCTGGCACACGGCGGTGGGTTCCACGACCGCTACCTGATGCAGGTGATGCCGCTGCTGGCCACGGTCACCGCCGTCGGGATGCTGGAGGTCGGGCGGTGGCGACGCCGGGCGGCCCCCGGCACGGTCGCCGCCCAGCGGCGCGACTGGAGGGTCGCCGGCGTCTGGGCGGGGGTGCTCCTGGTCTGGCTGGCCGGCGCGGTGGCGTGGCTCGAGCACTACTACGTGTTCAGCCGCCAGCAGACCTCACCGGTGGACGGGCCGTTCCCCGACCTGCTGGCGGTGCTGGCCGGGCTCGCCGGCCTGGCGCTGTGGTCGTGCTTCCTGCTGCGCGCGCGAGGCGGCGCCGCTGAGGCGGGCGAGCAGCTGCGCCCGCCGGCCCGGCCTCAGAGCGCGGAGCCCGCCTTGTAG